The following coding sequences lie in one Archaeoglobaceae archaeon genomic window:
- a CDS encoding (Fe-S)-binding protein has protein sequence MEIKEILPCIADPSKYRVIGKVDIENIAEIAPYLARILPNASYNAKDGWISFKKGQRIITIHSDRFVTMTMISSKEEALGILKEIEEKARTAWEKRDEIDISKPLQKTFIGALDVYKYLPKTNCRKCGEQTCMAFAVKLLNGEKDIKECKPLFEDKKFIGIRETLISLLLSAGYEIEL, from the coding sequence ATGGAAATCAAGGAAATTTTGCCATGCATCGCTGATCCGAGCAAATACAGAGTTATTGGCAAAGTTGATATTGAAAACATCGCCGAGATTGCCCCTTATCTCGCAAGAATTTTGCCAAATGCAAGCTACAACGCAAAGGATGGCTGGATCAGCTTCAAAAAGGGACAAAGAATAATCACTATTCACAGCGACCGCTTTGTAACGATGACGATGATCAGTAGCAAAGAAGAAGCATTGGGCATTCTCAAGGAAATTGAAGAAAAAGCCAGAACTGCTTGGGAGAAAAGAGACGAAATCGACATAAGCAAACCCCTGCAAAAAACCTTTATTGGAGCGCTTGACGTTTACAAATATCTGCCAAAGACGAACTGCAGGAAATGCGGAGAGCAAACTTGTATGGCATTTGCGGTTAAATTGCTGAATGGCGAGAAAGATATAAAAGAATGCAAACCCCTTTTTGAAGATAAGAAGTTTATAGGCATTCGGGAGACGCTCATAAGCCTT